The Trichocoleus sp. FACHB-46 genome has a segment encoding these proteins:
- a CDS encoding homocysteine biosynthesis protein has product MRTIAEINDKISRQAAVVCTAEEIKARVAEVGVAQTAKTVDVVTTGTFEPMESSGAILNLGHTDPPIKIRQCWLDGVLAYSGFGAVDLYLGATQVVDYPGMSEAADGEENRERGGGHVIEDLIAGKPVQLRALGQVTDCYPRAAFETTITRDTINQFYLFNPRNLYQNFIVGVNGGDRPLFTYLGPLQPRLGNAVYSNPGAISPLLNDPDLQLIGIGSRIFLGGGTGYIAWEGTQHFPLQKRLPNRAPIGPAATLALIGDAKQMDSRWVRGCYFKNYGPSLMIGVGVPLPVLHEEVIARCAVQDKDLVAPIVDFSIPRRVRPTFGLISYAQLKSGRITIDGKPVRVASLASIFLSRQVAVELKQWIEAGKFLLSESVAPIPQDRAFMPQNLWGSQVSLD; this is encoded by the coding sequence ATGCGAACGATTGCTGAAATTAATGACAAAATTAGCCGACAAGCTGCTGTGGTTTGCACAGCGGAAGAAATCAAAGCCAGAGTCGCAGAAGTTGGTGTGGCACAAACGGCGAAAACCGTGGATGTCGTCACAACAGGTACGTTTGAGCCAATGGAGTCATCCGGGGCCATCCTTAACCTGGGCCATACTGATCCCCCGATCAAAATTAGGCAATGCTGGCTAGATGGAGTCTTGGCTTATTCAGGATTTGGCGCAGTTGACCTCTATTTAGGCGCTACGCAAGTCGTCGATTACCCTGGCATGTCAGAAGCCGCCGACGGAGAAGAAAACCGTGAAAGAGGTGGAGGACACGTCATTGAAGATTTGATTGCGGGTAAACCTGTGCAACTGAGAGCCTTAGGACAAGTCACAGATTGTTATCCACGGGCTGCTTTTGAGACGACGATTACTCGTGACACCATCAACCAGTTTTACTTATTCAATCCTCGCAACCTATACCAGAACTTTATTGTGGGGGTGAATGGAGGCGATCGCCCGCTCTTTACGTATCTAGGCCCTTTGCAGCCTCGGCTAGGAAATGCAGTTTATTCGAACCCAGGAGCCATTTCACCGCTTCTGAATGACCCAGATTTACAACTGATTGGCATTGGTTCTCGGATTTTTCTAGGGGGTGGCACTGGCTATATTGCTTGGGAAGGCACACAACACTTTCCTTTGCAAAAGCGCTTGCCTAACCGGGCTCCCATCGGTCCTGCGGCCACATTAGCTTTGATTGGGGATGCCAAACAAATGGATTCGCGCTGGGTCAGAGGTTGCTACTTTAAGAACTACGGCCCCTCGCTCATGATAGGAGTTGGCGTGCCCTTGCCTGTCCTGCATGAAGAAGTTATTGCCCGCTGTGCTGTCCAGGATAAAGATTTAGTCGCGCCCATCGTCGATTTCTCAATTCCTCGTCGAGTCCGTCCCACCTTTGGCTTAATCAGCTATGCCCAACTCAAATCGGGGCGGATTACGATTGATGGCAAGCCTGTCCGAGTGGCTTCCTTGGCCAGCATCTTTTTGTCGCGTCAGGTCGCTGTCGAGCTGAAGCAATGGATTGAGGCGGGCAAATTCTTGCTCAGTGAGTCAGTGGCTCCCATTCCGCAAGACCGTGCTTTTATGCCCCAAAATTTGTGGGGTTCTCAGGTAAGCCTGGATTAA
- a CDS encoding TMEM165/GDT1 family protein gives MLTAFTAGLSLITVSELGDKTFFIAAILAMRHPRRWVFTGAVLALALMTVLSVLLGQTVSLFPKALMHYLEVVLLAAFGLKLLYDAQQMPAENTGDEAKEAMNVVEEAEAKSPQHQTWLAICIEAFTLTFVAEWGDRTQFATIFLSAANNPIGITLGAILGHAICAAIAVFSGRLVCQRISERVMTAIGGLLFLIFAGVAWLEGSH, from the coding sequence GTGCTGACAGCCTTTACTGCTGGGTTATCGCTAATTACGGTTTCCGAATTAGGAGACAAAACTTTCTTCATCGCCGCAATCTTAGCGATGCGTCACCCCCGTCGGTGGGTCTTTACGGGTGCAGTTTTAGCGCTCGCCCTCATGACTGTTTTATCTGTGCTGTTGGGGCAAACGGTTTCCCTATTTCCTAAGGCGCTGATGCACTACTTGGAAGTCGTTTTACTTGCTGCCTTTGGGCTGAAGCTGCTGTATGACGCGCAGCAAATGCCTGCCGAGAACACCGGAGATGAAGCGAAAGAAGCCATGAATGTGGTTGAAGAAGCGGAAGCAAAGTCACCTCAACACCAAACTTGGTTAGCGATCTGCATTGAAGCATTCACACTGACTTTCGTGGCAGAGTGGGGCGATCGCACGCAATTTGCCACTATCTTTCTATCTGCCGCCAACAACCCCATTGGGATCACTTTAGGGGCAATTCTGGGTCACGCCATTTGCGCGGCGATCGCTGTATTTAGTGGCCGCCTGGTCTGTCAGCGGATCTCCGAGCGAGTCATGACCGCAATAGGTGGTTTGCTATTCCTGATTTTCGCAGGAGTGGCTTGGTTAGAAGGTAGCCATTAG
- a CDS encoding tetratricopeptide repeat protein: protein MTEKRRRWIVNVVLILAVVAFVGFSLFPLLGDAFKAEQSGGEPTPSSAQATPTAKQEELKAQAKGYELVLQREPDNQTALRGLVEARLQLQDIKGVVEPLEKLAKLNPDQTRYGVLLAQAKQYAGDREGAAESYRTILTAKPGDMIALQGLVGLLIEQKRPEAAVGLLQDTLKTANETNQVKPGSVDVPSVQLLLGQVYAEQKRYDEAITIYDEAIKSSSKDFRPVLAKALVFKQQGKDEAAKPLFNSAISLAPAEYKDQINQLASGKPPTPPTTAPTTAPSQVPASPPADQPSPAAP, encoded by the coding sequence GTGACTGAGAAGCGGCGTCGCTGGATCGTTAATGTTGTGCTAATTCTGGCAGTCGTTGCCTTTGTCGGCTTTTCTCTGTTCCCGCTCCTAGGGGATGCTTTTAAGGCCGAGCAATCTGGTGGTGAGCCAACTCCCTCCTCGGCTCAAGCCACGCCTACCGCGAAGCAAGAGGAATTGAAAGCTCAGGCGAAAGGGTATGAACTCGTTTTGCAGCGAGAGCCAGACAACCAAACCGCTCTCCGGGGTTTAGTGGAGGCACGACTACAACTGCAAGATATTAAAGGCGTGGTTGAGCCTTTAGAAAAGCTGGCCAAGCTGAATCCTGACCAAACCCGCTATGGGGTGTTGCTGGCTCAAGCGAAGCAGTACGCGGGCGATCGCGAAGGTGCGGCAGAATCCTATCGCACTATTTTGACCGCGAAACCGGGAGATATGATAGCGCTGCAAGGCTTGGTGGGTTTGCTAATTGAGCAAAAACGGCCCGAAGCTGCCGTAGGCTTACTGCAAGACACTCTCAAAACAGCCAATGAAACCAACCAAGTGAAGCCAGGTAGCGTAGATGTGCCCTCTGTCCAGTTGTTACTGGGCCAGGTATACGCAGAGCAGAAGCGCTACGACGAGGCGATCACAATCTATGACGAAGCGATTAAGAGTAGCAGCAAGGATTTTCGTCCAGTTTTAGCTAAAGCCCTTGTTTTCAAGCAGCAAGGTAAGGATGAGGCCGCTAAACCCCTGTTTAACTCCGCGATCAGCCTAGCTCCCGCTGAGTACAAAGACCAAATTAACCAATTGGCAAGCGGTAAACCACCAACGCCACCCACAACCGCCCCGACCACTGCTCCAAGTCAAGTACCTGCTAGCCCACCAGCAGATCAACCTTCGCCAGCGGCACCTTAG
- a CDS encoding alpha/beta fold hydrolase: MLFTPLDFVFRWLAGIFSIALLGGGIYILHEWYEGDLISRAWLISGWVMTLWSFVGFLPLMLFRRSGKDEPKAIRSKEVRKLPRPDGSEIHVEFYGPADAQPIIFTHGWGPNSTVWYYAKRQLGDRFRLIIWDLPGLGKSKKPQNEDYSIEKYASDLEAVLAVAGDKPAILLGHSMGGMIILTYCRLFSERLRDRVAGLVLVDTTYTNPLKTAILSRLLQALQKPLIEPLLHLTIWLSPLFWLISGLSYLNGSMHLTTEISGFTGRETRGQLNFSTILGLIAQPGILARGVLAMLRYDERATLPTVAVPTLVIAGHADIATVPAAHEYMSSHIPNAELKFLRPAGHMGLMERNEQFSAAVSSFTTACSCFKGLA; encoded by the coding sequence ATGCTATTCACGCCCCTCGATTTTGTGTTTCGGTGGCTGGCAGGAATATTTTCGATCGCGTTGCTAGGCGGCGGCATCTACATCCTGCACGAATGGTATGAAGGAGATTTAATCTCACGGGCTTGGTTAATCTCTGGCTGGGTCATGACGCTTTGGTCTTTTGTGGGTTTCCTGCCACTCATGCTTTTCCGTCGCTCTGGCAAGGATGAACCTAAAGCCATTCGTAGTAAAGAGGTTCGCAAGCTTCCCCGACCAGATGGCAGCGAAATTCATGTCGAGTTTTACGGCCCAGCCGATGCTCAACCGATTATCTTCACCCACGGTTGGGGACCGAACAGCACCGTTTGGTACTACGCTAAGCGACAATTGGGCGATCGCTTTCGCTTAATTATTTGGGACTTACCTGGTTTAGGCAAATCCAAAAAGCCGCAAAACGAAGATTACTCCATCGAAAAATATGCCAGTGATTTGGAGGCAGTGTTGGCAGTGGCGGGAGACAAGCCAGCCATTCTCCTAGGACACAGCATGGGTGGCATGATTATCCTCACCTATTGCCGCTTATTTTCTGAGCGGTTGCGCGATCGCGTTGCTGGCCTTGTCCTAGTAGATACGACCTATACAAACCCTCTCAAGACCGCAATCCTGAGTCGCCTGTTACAAGCACTCCAGAAACCGTTAATAGAGCCACTGTTGCACCTGACTATTTGGTTATCACCACTGTTTTGGTTAATCAGTGGTTTGAGCTACCTCAACGGTTCCATGCACCTTACTACTGAAATTTCTGGCTTTACCGGACGAGAAACACGCGGTCAACTCAACTTCTCTACCATTTTGGGACTGATTGCTCAACCAGGTATTTTGGCCAGAGGGGTGCTAGCAATGTTGCGCTACGACGAGAGAGCCACGCTACCCACCGTTGCTGTGCCGACGCTAGTGATTGCGGGTCATGCAGACATCGCCACCGTTCCCGCCGCTCATGAATATATGAGCAGCCACATTCCCAACGCCGAATTAAAGTTCCTCCGTCCCGCTGGGCATATGGGGTTGATGGAACGTAACGAACAATTTTCCGCAGCGGTCAGCTCGTTTACAACTGCTTGTTCCTGCTTCAAGGGCTTGGCATAG